One genomic segment of Gammaproteobacteria bacterium includes these proteins:
- a CDS encoding response regulator transcription factor yields MKSRSLLVVDDDETFRQVLAGALTSRGYAAQSAGDAQTALSLARSAHFDDAVVDLRLPGASGLTLIEQLRRANPDMRIVVLTGYASIATAVEAIKLGAVHYLTKPADADEIVAALAREEGASLTPVVAERPSVKRLEWEHIQKVLNDSAGNVSEAARRLRMHRRTLQRKLKKRPVRQ; encoded by the coding sequence ATGAAATCCAGAAGCCTCCTCGTTGTCGATGATGACGAAACCTTCCGGCAGGTGCTGGCCGGCGCACTCACCAGCCGCGGTTACGCCGCGCAATCCGCGGGGGACGCGCAGACCGCCCTGTCGCTTGCACGCAGCGCGCACTTCGACGACGCGGTCGTGGATCTGCGTCTGCCGGGCGCCAGCGGCCTGACGCTGATCGAACAACTCCGCCGCGCGAATCCCGACATGCGCATCGTGGTGTTGACCGGTTATGCCAGCATCGCCACCGCCGTGGAGGCAATCAAGCTGGGCGCCGTGCACTATCTCACCAAACCCGCGGACGCCGATGAAATCGTCGCGGCACTGGCGCGCGAGGAGGGGGCGAGTCTCACGCCCGTCGTCGCGGAACGACCATCCGTCAAACGGCTGGAATGGGAACACATCCAGAAGGTGCTGAACGATTCGGCCGGCAATGTCTCCGAGGCGGCGCGGCGGTTGCGCATGCACCGTCGCACGTTGCAACGCAAACTTAAAAAGCGTCCCGTCCGACAATAG
- a CDS encoding ATP-binding protein — translation MLTSLCLRYLLLLRTFVMGVQIAALVAAHLLLHAPLPWLPITTVLITLAVITALSWRIVSTRRPVAESEVLLQLCIDIAALTTLLYFTGGSWNPFVSLFLLPITVAAATLRPAYTWMLVVCAAVSYTTLMFFHQHTLHWVHDDDHFSPHVWGMWFGFLLSAAVIAFFVARIGATLRTHDRELAQARQWLALGSLAAGTCHELGTPLSTMAVLAKDLQQERENDPKLVNGLRVLRGQIDRCKDILSRMSARTGQAQALSGGRMDIDRYLTQLIGEWRALRPGHEISVHLHGMQPPPCIIADRTLSQAIVNILHNAADASPGRVEIEGRWNGQELKVLVRDEGGGLPPGVAERIGRDFVTTKPQGMGMGLHLAHLALKRIGGELVLRDRDSGLGVIAEISLPLAPLLA, via the coding sequence ATGCTGACCAGTCTTTGCTTGCGCTATCTGCTGCTGCTGCGTACCTTTGTCATGGGTGTGCAAATCGCCGCCCTTGTCGCCGCGCATTTGTTGCTGCATGCGCCGTTGCCGTGGCTGCCGATCACCACGGTGTTGATCACTCTCGCGGTCATCACGGCGTTAAGCTGGCGCATCGTTTCCACCCGCCGGCCGGTTGCGGAATCCGAGGTGTTGCTCCAGTTGTGCATCGACATCGCCGCGCTCACGACGCTACTGTATTTCACGGGTGGTTCCTGGAATCCCTTCGTCTCCCTCTTCCTGCTGCCGATCACCGTGGCCGCGGCCACGCTCAGACCCGCCTATACCTGGATGCTGGTGGTCTGCGCCGCGGTCAGTTATACAACGCTCATGTTCTTCCACCAGCACACCCTGCACTGGGTGCATGATGATGATCACTTCTCACCGCACGTGTGGGGGATGTGGTTCGGTTTCCTGTTGAGCGCCGCCGTGATCGCTTTTTTCGTCGCCCGCATCGGCGCAACGCTGCGCACCCACGACCGTGAACTGGCCCAGGCCAGGCAATGGCTGGCGCTGGGATCGCTGGCGGCCGGCACCTGCCACGAACTGGGCACGCCGCTGTCGACGATGGCGGTGCTGGCCAAGGATTTGCAACAGGAGCGGGAGAATGATCCGAAGCTGGTAAACGGCTTGCGCGTGTTGCGCGGGCAGATCGATCGCTGCAAGGACATCCTCTCCCGCATGAGCGCGCGGACGGGTCAGGCGCAGGCCTTGAGCGGCGGCCGGATGGACATAGACCGCTATCTCACGCAACTCATTGGGGAATGGCGTGCGCTGCGCCCCGGCCATGAGATCAGCGTTCATCTGCATGGGATGCAACCGCCGCCCTGCATCATCGCCGATCGAACACTGTCGCAGGCGATAGTAAACATCCTCCACAACGCCGCCGACGCCTCGCCGGGCCGCGTGGAGATCGAAGGCCGCTGGAACGGACAGGAATTAAAAGTCCTGGTCCGCGATGAAGGAGGCGGCCTGCCGCCGGGGGTTGCGGAACGCATTGGCCGGGACTTTGTCACCACCAAGCCGCAGGGCATGGGAATGGGACTTCACCTCGCCCACCTCGCGCTCAAAAGAATCGGCGGCGAACTTGTTTTACGCGACCGCGATAGCGGCCTGGGCGTGATTGCCGAAATCAGTCTGCCGCTCGCGCCATTGCTCGCATGA
- a CDS encoding thioredoxin family protein codes for MWDWIMNKYLPASLILCVGAVMAAPMPYDETADAKASVTQAITQAREDNKKVLLIFGANWCPDCRELAKALEGRSGDLLGEKFIVVKIDVGNFDKNLELVNAYGNPIKGGIPAAVVLTPENAIVYSTKAGELANARNMGEDGIYDFLRQKVVNQE; via the coding sequence ATGTGGGATTGGATTATGAATAAATACCTGCCGGCATCGCTAATTCTTTGCGTTGGCGCAGTAATGGCGGCACCAATGCCATATGACGAAACCGCCGACGCCAAGGCCAGCGTCACTCAGGCCATAACCCAGGCACGCGAGGATAATAAGAAAGTGCTGCTGATCTTTGGTGCGAACTGGTGCCCGGACTGTCGGGAACTGGCCAAAGCCTTGGAGGGCAGGAGTGGTGACTTGCTTGGAGAAAAATTTATTGTCGTGAAAATCGATGTTGGCAATTTTGATAAAAATCTTGAATTGGTCAATGCCTATGGGAATCCCATAAAAGGTGGCATCCCGGCGGCAGTGGTGCTAACGCCGGAGAATGCTATTGTTTATTCCACCAAGGCGGGTGAATTGGCGAATGCCCGCAATATGGGGGAAGACGGTATTTACGATTTTCTAAGGCAAAAGGTGGTCAACCAAGAGTAA
- a CDS encoding copper chaperone PCu(A)C, whose amino-acid sequence MNHPSIMRLAVLLAFLVARPVLAGGDVVAHAPWIEEGPPNTSVLAGYVDMENTSNTPRRLVAVKSPLVDEIMIHVTEVKNGVASMRHVDGLDLPAKGHIVFKPGGYHLMLMGVHGPLKAGDQVPLEFEFANGEQMRVNAEVRKSGSASPR is encoded by the coding sequence GTGAATCATCCGTCCATTATGCGGCTCGCTGTCCTGCTTGCGTTCCTGGTGGCCCGGCCCGTGCTTGCCGGTGGAGACGTCGTGGCTCACGCGCCCTGGATTGAGGAAGGCCCACCGAACACTTCTGTGCTCGCTGGTTACGTTGACATGGAAAATACCTCGAACACACCACGGCGATTGGTGGCGGTCAAGAGTCCGCTGGTGGACGAGATCATGATACACGTGACTGAAGTCAAGAATGGCGTCGCCAGTATGCGCCATGTTGACGGACTTGACCTGCCGGCCAAGGGCCATATCGTATTCAAGCCCGGCGGGTATCACCTGATGTTGATGGGCGTGCACGGCCCGCTCAAGGCGGGTGATCAGGTGCCGCTGGAATTTGAGTTCGCTAATGGCGAGCAGATGAGGGTGAATGCCGAAGTCCGCAAATCCGGCAGCGCTTCTCCCCGCTGA
- a CDS encoding SCO family protein: MFDRRVYATLIFIVSVSGLSAGMWLAGHLTSGKGVPQIAGLLWPNPKSVSPFQLIDQKGRPFNLEQLKGKWSFMYFGYTHCPDICPLTLQTLNVVIKKLAPDVRLASSTRVVMATVDPERDTQQQLAVYLAYFNPHFVGLTGTEAQMEAFTRDLGIVRMKIIEPGKTDYHVDHSASILLVDPAARLVGSFSPPHSAEVIAREYRDIRSFIERQT; this comes from the coding sequence ATGTTCGATCGCCGCGTTTATGCCACTCTGATATTCATCGTCTCTGTATCGGGCCTCAGCGCGGGCATGTGGCTTGCGGGGCACCTGACCTCGGGGAAAGGTGTTCCGCAGATTGCCGGTTTACTCTGGCCCAATCCCAAATCGGTCTCCCCGTTCCAGCTCATCGATCAAAAAGGGCGGCCCTTTAATTTGGAGCAACTCAAGGGCAAGTGGTCGTTCATGTACTTCGGTTACACCCATTGCCCTGATATCTGCCCCCTGACACTCCAGACCCTGAACGTGGTTATCAAGAAACTGGCTCCAGATGTCAGGCTTGCATCGTCCACCCGCGTCGTGATGGCAACCGTCGACCCCGAACGTGACACACAACAGCAACTGGCCGTTTACCTCGCCTATTTCAACCCTCATTTCGTGGGCCTCACAGGTACCGAGGCGCAGATGGAGGCATTTACCCGCGATCTTGGAATCGTAAGGATGAAAATCATCGAACCGGGCAAAACTGACTATCACGTCGATCATTCAGCTTCCATCCTGCTCGTGGATCCCGCCGCACGACTGGTCGGCAGCTTCTCGCCGCCGCACAGCGCCGAGGTCATTGCCAGGGAATACCGCGACATCCGTAGTTTCATCGAGAGACAAACGTGA
- a CDS encoding c-type cytochrome → MDDLLDALNDISLQSPGMALSKIMNEYGGNIRMHVHKFKWMNAPMAFVVLSFLLANVAKADDEGEKIVHGICFACHQVGINGAPKFGNKIAWAPRITQGKDKLYEHALKGLRGMPPRGGNPSLTDDQVKAAVDYMVKAAGGYQ, encoded by the coding sequence GTGGATGACCTTCTGGATGCATTAAATGACATCTCTCTCCAATCGCCAGGGATGGCTCTTTCCAAAATAATGAATGAGTACGGAGGAAATATTCGTATGCACGTGCATAAGTTTAAGTGGATGAATGCCCCAATGGCTTTTGTAGTGCTGTCCTTCTTGCTGGCAAACGTGGCAAAAGCAGATGATGAAGGTGAAAAAATTGTGCACGGCATTTGTTTCGCCTGTCATCAAGTGGGGATAAACGGTGCGCCAAAGTTTGGCAACAAAATCGCCTGGGCGCCCCGCATTACCCAGGGCAAGGACAAGTTGTATGAACATGCGTTGAAAGGCTTGCGCGGCATGCCGCCACGCGGCGGCAACCCCAGTCTCACCGATGATCAGGTGAAGGCCGCGGTGGATTACATGGTTAAAGCAGCGGGCGGTTACCAATAA
- a CDS encoding AI-2E family transporter: MSFSLSQFYQLNRRIIIWILLFALLWLARDFFGLIFMTFVLAFIAEPLAELGRRRLRLPHGLSLSVVYALFVAVLVGFTHFVVPDVVSEANRLVGNLSQIEQRVIQTKNGLVREYPVLRDSISVFTRSAMDEEAAAALEMELQHEKEKLGLTEADLAAAAADQTIPPPDSPLARYYEKKDRLLVDAIMSEQIKRIGNEAPRAIHALYSITATLLLALLFSFLILVDIARLRQQVQDLGVSRVKDVYAEAAQPVVRFAYLLGRAIQAQTAIAAVYTVLTLAGLLLLKIPSVTMLSLVVFVTSFIPVLGVFISAVPIILVALNAGGLNLALASVGLIIIIHVLGTYLINPWIYGQHLNLNPVLTLIILFVAYHAFGLWGMILAVPVARYFIYDVLDVPLRGNA, from the coding sequence ATGTCCTTCAGCCTCTCGCAGTTCTACCAGCTCAACCGGCGCATCATTATTTGGATACTGCTCTTCGCGCTGTTGTGGCTGGCGCGCGATTTCTTCGGCCTCATCTTCATGACCTTCGTGCTGGCCTTCATCGCCGAACCGCTGGCCGAACTGGGCCGCCGGCGCCTGCGCCTGCCGCATGGGCTGTCGCTTTCGGTGGTGTATGCGCTGTTCGTTGCGGTCCTGGTGGGATTCACGCACTTTGTGGTGCCCGATGTGGTCAGCGAGGCAAACCGGCTGGTCGGCAACTTGAGCCAGATCGAGCAGCGCGTCATCCAGACCAAAAACGGCCTGGTGCGCGAATATCCGGTGCTGCGCGATTCGATCTCGGTTTTTACCCGCAGCGCCATGGACGAGGAGGCCGCCGCCGCGCTGGAGATGGAATTACAGCACGAGAAGGAAAAGCTCGGCCTGACCGAGGCCGATCTCGCCGCCGCCGCCGCCGATCAAACCATACCGCCGCCGGACAGCCCGCTGGCCCGCTATTACGAAAAGAAGGACCGGCTGCTCGTGGACGCCATCATGTCCGAGCAGATCAAGCGCATTGGCAACGAGGCGCCGCGCGCAATCCATGCGCTCTACAGCATCACCGCAACCCTGCTGCTGGCCCTGCTGTTCAGTTTCCTGATCCTTGTGGACATCGCGCGCCTGCGCCAGCAGGTGCAGGACCTCGGCGTCTCACGCGTGAAGGACGTCTACGCGGAGGCGGCGCAGCCGGTGGTGCGGTTCGCCTACCTGCTGGGCCGCGCCATCCAGGCGCAGACCGCCATCGCCGCCGTATACACGGTGTTGACGCTCGCGGGCCTTCTGCTGCTCAAGATCCCCTCGGTGACCATGCTGTCGCTGGTGGTGTTTGTGACCAGCTTCATCCCGGTGCTCGGTGTGTTCATCTCCGCCGTGCCGATCATCCTCGTGGCGCTGAACGCCGGCGGCCTCAATCTGGCGCTGGCCTCGGTAGGATTGATCATCATCATCCATGTGCTGGGCACCTACCTCATCAACCCGTGGATCTACGGACAGCACCTGAACCTGAACCCGGTACTGACGCTCATCATCCTGTTTGTGGCCTATCACGCCTTTGGCTTGTGGGGCATGATCCTGGCCGTGCCCGTGGCGCGATACTTCATCTACGACGTGCTGGATGTGCCGTTGCGCGGGAATGCATGA